The proteins below are encoded in one region of Acidobacteriota bacterium:
- the nuoF gene encoding NADH-quinone oxidoreductase subunit NuoF — protein MDKVLTRLVGIEGSRTLDVARRHGAYKSLEAAVKMDPGEIIEKVKASGLRGRGGAGFPTGVKMSFMPKEPTPERPSYLICNADESEPGTFKDRVIIEEDPHLLIEGCLISSFAMRCSCAFIYIRGEYTLGAQVLERAVEEARAAGLVGKNILGSGWDCDVVVHRGAGAYICGEETALMDSLEGGRGNPRLKPPFPAQAGLYGCPTTINNVETLANLPVIIERGPEWFAGIGRNERNTGPKLYCVSGHVKRPGVYELPISTPLMEIIEEHCGGLLRDGSRLKAVIPGGSSVPVLRADECQDLPMDYDAVAERGSMLGSSAVMVMDHTTDMVKVMARIAHFYAHESCGQCTPCREGTPWLEKIFQRILRGEGRPEDLDLLDSVAGHMQGTTICPLADAAAMPARSFISKFRDEFEHYIQHGRSAVAAG, from the coding sequence ATGGACAAGGTCCTCACGCGGCTCGTCGGTATCGAGGGTTCTCGCACGCTCGATGTGGCCCGGCGGCACGGCGCCTACAAATCCCTCGAAGCGGCGGTCAAGATGGACCCGGGGGAGATCATCGAAAAGGTCAAGGCCTCGGGTTTGCGGGGCCGAGGCGGTGCCGGCTTCCCCACCGGGGTGAAGATGTCTTTCATGCCCAAGGAACCCACGCCGGAACGTCCCAGCTACCTGATTTGCAATGCCGACGAGTCGGAGCCGGGAACCTTCAAGGACCGCGTGATTATCGAGGAAGACCCTCACCTGCTGATCGAAGGATGCTTGATCTCCTCGTTCGCCATGCGTTGCTCGTGCGCCTTCATTTACATCCGGGGGGAATACACCCTCGGGGCGCAGGTCCTCGAGCGGGCGGTGGAGGAGGCCCGGGCCGCGGGGCTGGTGGGCAAGAACATCCTCGGCTCGGGCTGGGATTGCGACGTGGTGGTGCACCGGGGAGCCGGTGCTTACATCTGCGGCGAGGAAACGGCGCTGATGGATTCTCTCGAGGGCGGCCGCGGCAACCCACGGCTGAAGCCTCCCTTTCCCGCCCAGGCCGGCCTCTATGGTTGTCCCACGACGATCAACAACGTGGAGACTCTGGCCAACCTGCCGGTGATCATCGAGCGCGGTCCGGAGTGGTTTGCGGGCATTGGCCGTAACGAGCGCAACACGGGGCCCAAGCTCTACTGCGTGTCGGGGCATGTCAAACGTCCCGGTGTCTACGAACTGCCGATTTCGACACCGTTGATGGAAATCATCGAAGAGCACTGCGGCGGTCTGCTGCGGGACGGCAGCCGGTTGAAGGCCGTGATCCCCGGCGGCTCCTCGGTGCCGGTGCTGCGGGCCGACGAGTGTCAGGATCTGCCGATGGACTACGACGCCGTGGCCGAACGCGGTTCGATGCTGGGATCATCGGCGGTGATGGTGATGGATCACACCACCGACATGGTCAAGGTGATGGCTCGGATCGCGCATTTCTATGCGCACGAATCCTGCGGCCAGTGCACACCGTGCCGCGAGGGAACACCTTGGCTGGAGAAGATCTTCCAGCGCATCCTGCGGGGAGAAGGCCGGCCCGAGGACCTCGATCTTCTCGACTCGGTGGCGGGTCACATGCAGGGAACGACGATCTGTCCGCTGGCCGACGCGGCGGCGATGCCGGCCCGCTCTTTCATCTCCAAGTTCCGCGACGAGTTCGAGCACTACATCCAGCACGGCCGCTCCGCGGTGGCGGCCGGCTGA